A genome region from Chlorobaculum tepidum TLS includes the following:
- a CDS encoding MFS transporter has translation MTNSTPNAKIGPIELAASVMPRHAWTFLFASFFSIGMVTFVSIGQAYILNEHLGIPVSEQGTISGDLVFWTEIVTLLLFGPAGAIMDRIGRRPVYAVGFIILAIAYLYYPLVTNVFQLTIARMIYAVGVVAVTSGLATVLVDYPKERSRGKLIAVVGFLNGLGIVILNQFFGGLPKRLVANGMSGTEAGFWMHATIAGTAALTAIVLFFGLKGGTPVRHEERPPIRKLLTSGFRHARNPKILLSYAAAFVARGDQSIIGTFVPLWGMTTGLAMGLEPAEAVKKGTFIFIISQAAALLWAPVIGVFLDRWNRVTALTICMGLAAIGYLSLAMIGNPLETYSLIFFVLLGIGQISAFLGSQSLIGQEAPKEARGSVIGAFNISGAIGILFITTTGGRLFDGMSPKAPFIIVGAVNLLVMLGGMWLRTREVKERGKFAA, from the coding sequence ATGACCAACTCCACCCCCAACGCAAAAATAGGCCCCATCGAGCTTGCCGCTTCCGTCATGCCGCGCCATGCATGGACATTCCTGTTCGCATCGTTCTTTTCGATCGGCATGGTCACCTTTGTCTCCATCGGGCAGGCCTACATTCTCAACGAGCATCTCGGCATTCCGGTCTCGGAGCAGGGCACCATCAGCGGAGACCTGGTCTTCTGGACAGAGATCGTGACGCTCTTGCTCTTCGGCCCGGCAGGAGCGATCATGGACCGCATCGGCAGGCGTCCGGTCTATGCCGTCGGCTTCATCATTCTGGCCATTGCCTACCTCTACTACCCGCTCGTGACCAACGTGTTCCAGCTCACCATCGCCCGCATGATCTACGCGGTCGGCGTGGTGGCCGTCACCAGCGGACTGGCGACGGTACTGGTCGATTATCCGAAGGAGCGCTCGCGGGGCAAGCTCATCGCGGTGGTCGGATTCCTGAATGGACTCGGCATCGTCATCCTGAACCAGTTCTTCGGCGGCCTGCCCAAGAGGCTCGTGGCGAACGGCATGAGCGGCACGGAGGCCGGATTCTGGATGCACGCGACCATCGCGGGCACGGCGGCACTGACGGCTATCGTGCTCTTCTTCGGCCTCAAGGGCGGCACACCGGTGCGACACGAGGAGCGCCCGCCAATCAGGAAGCTGCTCACCAGCGGCTTCCGCCACGCCCGCAACCCGAAGATTCTGCTCTCCTACGCGGCGGCCTTCGTGGCACGCGGCGACCAGTCGATCATCGGCACCTTCGTGCCGCTCTGGGGCATGACCACCGGCCTGGCGATGGGCCTCGAACCAGCCGAGGCGGTCAAAAAAGGCACCTTCATCTTCATCATTTCGCAAGCCGCCGCGCTGCTCTGGGCGCCGGTCATCGGCGTTTTCCTCGACCGCTGGAACCGCGTCACGGCGCTGACGATCTGCATGGGTCTGGCCGCCATCGGCTACCTCTCTCTGGCGATGATCGGCAACCCTCTCGAAACGTACTCGCTCATCTTCTTCGTGCTGCTCGGCATCGGCCAGATCAGCGCTTTCCTTGGCTCGCAATCGCTCATCGGTCAGGAAGCCCCGAAAGAAGCCCGCGGCTCGGTCATCGGAGCCTTCAACATCAGCGGAGCCATCGGCATCCTCTTCATCACCACCACCGGAGGCCGCCTCTTCGACGGCATGAGCCCCAAAGCCCCCTTCATTATCGTCGGCGCAGTGAATCTGCTTGTGATGCTCGGCGGTATGTGGCTGCGGACGCGGGAGGTGAAGGAGAGGGGAAAATTTGCGGCATGA
- a CDS encoding DegT/DnrJ/EryC1/StrS family aminotransferase — MQFIDLITQKNRIRENLMKRIERIIDSAQFVMGPEVLEAEKKLAEYVGTKHCVSCASGTDALLIPLMAKGIGPGDAVLTTPFTFVATAEVVSLVGATPVFVDVLPGTFNINPDGVAPAVEEARKKGLNPKALIPVDLFGLPAEYDRLEKVAAEQGLWILEDAAQGFGGTVGGRRAGSFGLVGATSFFPAKPLGCYGDGGAIFTNDDELLELLISVRVHGGGSDKYNNERIGLNGRFDAIQAAVINEKLTIFDDELDLRNKVAAAYSARLKDRVVVPEVPEGYTSCWAQYSVLANSTDDRTKLMAALKDAGIPSAIYYPIPLHLQKAYENLGYKPGDFPVSEDFSARVFALPMHPYLKEEEIEQICRVITRA; from the coding sequence ATGCAGTTCATCGACCTCATAACCCAGAAAAACCGCATCCGCGAGAACCTCATGAAGCGTATCGAGCGGATCATCGACAGCGCCCAGTTCGTCATGGGTCCCGAAGTGCTCGAAGCCGAGAAAAAGCTTGCCGAGTACGTCGGCACGAAGCACTGTGTTTCGTGCGCCTCCGGCACCGACGCGCTGCTCATTCCGCTTATGGCCAAGGGCATCGGCCCCGGAGACGCGGTGCTCACCACGCCGTTCACCTTCGTGGCCACCGCTGAGGTCGTCAGCCTTGTGGGCGCGACGCCGGTGTTCGTCGATGTGCTGCCCGGTACCTTCAACATCAACCCTGATGGCGTCGCCCCGGCGGTCGAAGAGGCGCGCAAAAAGGGGTTAAATCCGAAAGCCCTGATTCCAGTCGATTTGTTCGGCTTGCCCGCCGAGTACGACCGCCTCGAAAAGGTGGCAGCCGAGCAGGGACTCTGGATTCTCGAAGACGCCGCGCAGGGCTTCGGCGGCACGGTCGGCGGCAGGAGGGCGGGCAGCTTCGGCCTTGTCGGCGCGACCTCATTCTTCCCGGCCAAGCCGCTCGGCTGCTACGGCGATGGCGGCGCGATTTTCACCAACGACGACGAGCTGCTTGAACTGCTGATCTCCGTGCGCGTGCACGGCGGCGGTTCGGACAAATACAACAACGAGCGCATCGGCCTCAACGGCCGCTTCGACGCCATCCAGGCGGCAGTCATCAACGAAAAACTCACCATCTTCGACGACGAACTTGACCTGCGCAACAAGGTCGCCGCTGCCTACAGCGCCCGCCTGAAGGATCGCGTCGTCGTTCCCGAAGTCCCGGAAGGTTACACCTCCTGCTGGGCGCAATACTCCGTGCTCGCCAACTCCACCGACGACCGCACGAAGCTCATGGCCGCGCTGAAGGACGCGGGCATCCCCTCGGCGATCTACTATCCGATCCCGCTGCACCTCCAGAAAGCCTACGAAAATCTCGGCTACAAACCCGGCGACTTCCCGGTCTCGGAAGATTTCAGCGCGAGGGTTTTTGCTCTGCCGATGCATCCGTATCTGAAGGAAGAGGAGATCGAGCAGATTTGCAGGGTGATTACGAGGGCGTGA
- a CDS encoding ABC transporter ATP-binding protein → MLEARKLVKSYALPGQPPLKILDGIDLSVAPGEMVTVIGASGSGKTTLLNLLGTLDTPDEGELIFDGSPVFQGSRCLLSKKELAAFRNRKIGFVFQFHHLLSDFTALENVAMAEFIGTGKLKPAKERAAVLLEKLGLKARLDHLPSELSGGEQQRVAIARALMNKPKLVLADEPSGNLDSRNSRMLYELMASLSKERQTSFVIVTHNEEFAATADRCLHMQDGRLQACGG, encoded by the coding sequence ATGCTCGAAGCGCGCAAGCTCGTCAAATCGTACGCCCTGCCCGGCCAGCCACCGCTGAAGATTCTCGACGGCATCGACCTCTCGGTCGCACCGGGCGAAATGGTGACCGTCATCGGCGCGTCGGGCAGCGGCAAGACCACGCTGCTCAACCTGCTCGGTACGCTCGACACGCCCGACGAGGGCGAGCTGATCTTCGACGGCTCGCCGGTTTTTCAGGGCAGCCGCTGCCTGCTCTCGAAAAAGGAGCTGGCCGCATTCCGCAACCGCAAGATCGGCTTCGTCTTCCAGTTCCACCACCTGCTCTCGGACTTCACGGCGCTCGAAAATGTCGCCATGGCCGAGTTCATCGGCACCGGCAAACTCAAACCCGCCAAGGAACGCGCCGCCGTGCTGCTCGAAAAACTCGGCCTCAAGGCCCGCCTCGACCACCTTCCCTCGGAGCTTTCCGGTGGCGAGCAGCAACGCGTCGCCATCGCCCGCGCGCTCATGAACAAGCCCAAACTCGTGCTCGCCGACGAACCGAGCGGCAACCTCGACAGCCGCAACAGCCGGATGCTCTACGAACTGATGGCCTCACTCAGCAAGGAGCGCCAAACCTCGTTCGTCATCGTCACCCACAACGAAGAGTTCGCCGCCACCGCCGACCGCTGCCTCCACATGCAAGACGGGCGCTTGCAGGCGTGCGGGGGATGA
- the mpl gene encoding UDP-N-acetylmuramate:L-alanyl-gamma-D-glutamyl-meso-diaminopimelate ligase — translation MSSIYFIGIGGSAMASVAVALSHMGHAVTGSDTQLYPPMSTYLENHNIRYFNSFSAENLKSATPDLVVVGNAISRGNPDLEYALDQHMELISMPQLVRRELIGRHTSIVVAGTHGKTTTTSLVAWLLEAGGLLPGFLIGGIPENFGDGCRPSGLSEPGFFVTEGDEYDSAFFDKRSKFLHYRPDIAIINNVEFDHADIFDSLDDIKKSFRLLVNLVPSNGLLIVNADDPNSMEVSAKAFCRVETFGLNGNAEWTAADIATDTDGTSFTVVRDSEAIGRVKVPLFGNYNVMNALAATAAAIRAGVSFESVTRGLCSFKRPKRRMELVGEYAGGITLIEDFAHHPTAIRLTLGAIAEHYPGRRIIACFEPRSNTTSRNIFQHELSECFGDAAIVVLGKVNRPERYAPEERLDAALLCRELKANGKRVFAAGSENYPEDIVRFIEAEQQPGDVVVLLSNGSFSGLKEMLAESFQKNS, via the coding sequence ATGAGTTCCATTTACTTCATCGGCATCGGCGGCTCGGCAATGGCTTCGGTCGCCGTGGCGCTTTCGCACATGGGCCACGCTGTCACCGGCTCGGACACGCAGCTCTATCCCCCGATGAGCACCTACCTCGAAAACCATAACATCCGCTATTTCAACAGCTTTTCAGCAGAGAACCTGAAGAGCGCCACGCCCGACCTGGTGGTAGTAGGCAACGCGATAAGCCGGGGCAATCCTGACCTCGAATATGCGCTCGATCAGCACATGGAGCTGATTTCGATGCCGCAACTGGTGCGGCGCGAGCTGATTGGTCGCCACACCTCGATCGTGGTGGCGGGTACGCACGGCAAGACAACAACCACCTCGCTCGTGGCGTGGCTGCTCGAAGCGGGAGGGCTCCTGCCGGGCTTCCTCATCGGCGGCATTCCCGAGAATTTCGGCGACGGCTGCCGTCCATCGGGCCTCTCAGAGCCGGGGTTTTTCGTGACCGAGGGCGACGAGTACGACTCGGCCTTTTTCGACAAGCGCAGCAAGTTCCTGCACTACCGCCCCGACATCGCGATCATCAACAACGTCGAGTTCGACCATGCGGACATCTTCGATTCGCTCGACGACATCAAGAAAAGCTTCCGCCTGCTGGTGAACCTCGTGCCGTCGAATGGCTTGCTGATCGTCAACGCGGACGATCCGAATTCGATGGAGGTTTCCGCCAAGGCATTCTGCCGCGTCGAGACCTTCGGCCTGAACGGTAACGCGGAGTGGACAGCGGCGGACATAGCGACAGATACCGATGGTACTTCGTTCACCGTCGTGCGCGACAGCGAAGCGATCGGGCGGGTCAAAGTGCCGCTCTTCGGCAACTACAACGTGATGAATGCGCTCGCCGCCACAGCGGCGGCAATCCGCGCTGGTGTGAGCTTCGAGTCGGTCACGCGCGGTCTTTGCAGCTTTAAGCGCCCGAAGCGCCGCATGGAGCTCGTCGGCGAGTATGCGGGCGGCATCACGCTCATCGAGGATTTCGCGCACCATCCGACGGCCATCCGCCTCACGCTCGGCGCAATTGCAGAGCATTACCCCGGTCGGCGTATCATCGCCTGTTTCGAGCCGCGCTCCAACACCACCAGCCGCAACATTTTCCAGCACGAGCTGTCGGAATGCTTCGGCGATGCCGCGATCGTGGTGCTCGGCAAAGTAAACCGTCCGGAGCGCTACGCCCCCGAAGAAAGGCTTGATGCAGCGCTGCTGTGCCGAGAGCTGAAGGCAAATGGCAAACGCGTTTTTGCCGCAGGAAGCGAGAATTATCCGGAGGATATTGTCCGGTTCATCGAAGCTGAACAACAGCCGGGCGACGTGGTCGTGCTCCTGAGCAACGGCAGTTTCAGCGGCCTGAAGGAGATGCTGGCCGAAAGTTTTCAAAAAAATTCATAA
- a CDS encoding MIP/aquaporin family protein, with protein MVSGNDNNHHAAQRARMLLTQIAPNFLDPKHEWQRIFAELWGTFLLVLVAAGGPVAATSSGNHAGDALLPVAPGLMVMAIIYFMGTVSGAHLNPAVTLAFAMRRNFPWVRVPGYILAQVAGGWLAALFLGFMFGNAAVAPGMTLPGHEVTPLKALVMEMVLTAALVNTILGTSSGARNIGTNGAIAVGGYIALAGMWAAPVSGASMNPVRSLAPALVCGDTTLAWVYVAGPIAGALIGVVFEWILKGPPTTAGTVAAQGTLDIDDREG; from the coding sequence ATGGTTTCGGGAAACGATAATAACCACCATGCGGCGCAACGCGCCCGGATGCTTCTGACCCAGATTGCGCCCAATTTTCTCGACCCGAAGCACGAATGGCAGCGGATTTTTGCCGAGTTGTGGGGTACTTTTCTGCTGGTGCTCGTGGCAGCGGGCGGTCCTGTGGCGGCGACGAGTTCCGGTAACCATGCCGGCGATGCGCTCCTGCCGGTCGCGCCTGGCCTGATGGTGATGGCGATTATCTACTTCATGGGCACGGTGAGCGGCGCGCATCTCAATCCTGCCGTTACTCTGGCGTTTGCCATGCGCCGGAACTTCCCCTGGGTTCGCGTGCCGGGCTACATCCTTGCCCAGGTCGCCGGAGGGTGGCTGGCCGCGCTGTTTCTCGGCTTCATGTTTGGCAACGCGGCGGTCGCGCCGGGCATGACGTTGCCAGGCCACGAGGTCACGCCGCTAAAGGCGCTCGTCATGGAGATGGTGCTGACCGCCGCGCTGGTGAACACGATTCTCGGCACCTCGTCGGGCGCGCGTAATATCGGCACCAACGGCGCGATTGCGGTTGGCGGCTACATTGCGCTGGCAGGGATGTGGGCTGCGCCGGTCAGCGGTGCATCGATGAACCCTGTGCGCTCGCTTGCCCCCGCGCTGGTGTGCGGCGATACAACGCTTGCCTGGGTCTACGTTGCCGGGCCGATCGCCGGTGCGTTGATCGGCGTGGTATTTGAATGGATTCTGAAGGGGCCGCCCACCACCGCCGGAACTGTCG
- the gap gene encoding type I glyceraldehyde-3-phosphate dehydrogenase gives MAKVKVGINGFGRIGRLVFRQAMENPEIEIVGINDLTDVKTLAHLLKYDSSHKKFNGEVTIEGDNLIVNGRTIAICAQKDPAQLPWASLGATLVVESTGIFTSREAASKHLAAGAKKVIISAPAKDKIDATIVIGVNDKSITGKEEIISNASCTTNCLAPMTKVLNDNFGIVKGFMTTVHAYTNDQNILDLPHKDLRRARAAACSIIPTSTGAAKAIGEVLPELAGKLDGFAMRVPIPDGSVTDLSVIIEKSATKEEINAVMKAAAEGPMKGILEYNVDPIVSCDIVGNAHSCIFDSPLTMSSGNMVKIVGWYDNELGYATRVVDLLGIYSKFV, from the coding sequence ATGGCGAAAGTAAAAGTTGGTATCAATGGTTTTGGCCGCATTGGCCGTCTGGTTTTCAGACAGGCCATGGAGAATCCTGAAATCGAGATCGTCGGAATCAACGATCTGACCGATGTGAAAACCCTTGCCCACCTGCTCAAATACGACAGCTCCCACAAGAAATTCAACGGTGAAGTCACGATCGAAGGCGACAATCTCATCGTCAACGGCAGAACCATCGCCATCTGTGCGCAGAAAGATCCCGCTCAGCTTCCCTGGGCCTCGCTCGGTGCTACCCTTGTGGTTGAATCGACCGGCATCTTCACCAGCCGCGAAGCCGCTTCGAAACACCTCGCCGCTGGCGCGAAGAAGGTTATCATCTCCGCTCCCGCAAAAGACAAGATCGACGCCACCATCGTCATAGGCGTCAACGACAAGAGCATCACCGGCAAGGAGGAGATTATCTCCAACGCGAGCTGCACCACCAACTGCCTCGCCCCGATGACCAAGGTACTCAACGACAACTTCGGCATCGTCAAAGGCTTCATGACCACCGTGCACGCCTACACCAACGACCAGAACATTCTCGACCTTCCGCACAAGGATCTGCGCCGTGCACGCGCTGCGGCCTGTTCGATCATCCCGACCTCGACCGGAGCGGCCAAAGCGATCGGCGAAGTGCTTCCCGAACTTGCCGGCAAGCTCGACGGCTTCGCCATGAGGGTCCCGATTCCAGACGGTTCGGTCACCGACCTGTCGGTCATCATCGAGAAATCGGCCACCAAAGAGGAAATCAACGCCGTCATGAAGGCTGCCGCAGAAGGCCCGATGAAAGGCATCCTCGAGTACAACGTCGATCCAATCGTCTCCTGCGACATCGTCGGCAACGCCCACTCTTGCATCTTCGACTCGCCGCTGACCATGAGCTCCGGCAACATGGTGAAAATCGTCGGCTGGTACGACAACGAACTCGGCTACGCCACCCGCGTGGTTGACCTGCTCGGCATCTACTCGAAGTTCGTGTAA
- a CDS encoding flavodoxin domain-containing protein — MTSTIDTPKKVIILYDSMAVGGSADRLIDAIGRNLAQAGAYVEKARCKPNADYSFVEEFDLVILGAPIYYLLVASKLSGSLSQSNLRTVLKGKKVALFVICGSPEPMAQFLYLPQLKMHLDNPVILAEKVFAPAETSDQNAITEFTKNILDAYGKAR; from the coding sequence ATGACCAGCACCATCGACACGCCAAAAAAGGTCATTATCCTGTATGACAGCATGGCCGTCGGTGGTTCTGCGGACAGGCTGATTGATGCTATCGGCAGAAATCTTGCCCAGGCCGGAGCGTATGTGGAAAAAGCCCGCTGCAAGCCCAACGCGGACTACAGCTTCGTCGAAGAGTTCGATCTCGTAATTCTCGGCGCGCCGATTTACTATCTGCTCGTCGCCTCGAAACTGAGTGGTTCGCTCTCGCAGAGCAACCTGAGAACCGTCCTCAAAGGCAAAAAAGTGGCGCTCTTCGTCATCTGCGGCAGCCCGGAGCCGATGGCGCAGTTCCTCTACCTGCCGCAACTCAAAATGCATCTCGACAACCCGGTGATCCTTGCCGAAAAAGTGTTCGCTCCCGCAGAGACCAGCGATCAGAACGCGATCACAGAGTTCACGAAAAACATTCTGGATGCCTACGGCAAGGCACGCTGA
- a CDS encoding addiction module protein, with the protein MKLSVFERIQLVEDIWNSIAAEASDTIELLSQTQKDELHRRVAEHRADPSTAVPREQVKSRLFSGKS; encoded by the coding sequence TTGAAGCTTTCCGTATTTGAGCGTATTCAGCTTGTCGAGGATATCTGGAACAGCATTGCCGCCGAAGCGTCGGATACGATTGAGCTATTATCACAAACGCAAAAAGATGAACTGCATCGTCGCGTTGCCGAGCATCGCGCCGACCCTTCGACAGCCGTTCCGCGGGAACAGGTCAAATCACGATTGTTTTCGGGAAAATCGTAA
- a CDS encoding glutamate-5-semialdehyde dehydrogenase, giving the protein MTEHEAIVKQLQAVQNASRKIVPLNEETINGLLVELADRIPAAADAILEANRKDLERMDPADPRYDRLLLNEARLNSIATDLRNVAALPSPLHRVLEERTLPNGLELKKVSVPLGVIGIIYESRPNVTFDVFALCLKSGNATVLKGGSDAAYSNIAIVNLIQTVIRDRGLDPDMIYLLPAEREAAHILLNAVGYIDVIIPRGSQALIDFARKHSTVPVIETGAGIVHTYFDQSGDLAMGRDIVFNAKTRRPSVCNALDTLIVHESRIDDLPVLVVPLEEKNVQIFADEPAYYKLLGRYPDELLEMASPEHFGTEFLSLKMSIKTVGSLEEALNHIARHSSKHSEAIIASDQTTIDAFMKQVDAAAVYANTSTAFTDGAQFGLGAEIGISTQKLHARGPMALKELCSYKWLVTGQGQVRTA; this is encoded by the coding sequence ATGACCGAACACGAAGCTATCGTCAAACAGTTGCAGGCCGTACAAAACGCAAGCCGCAAAATCGTCCCCCTCAATGAAGAGACCATCAACGGCCTGCTCGTCGAGCTTGCCGACCGCATTCCCGCAGCCGCCGATGCGATCCTCGAAGCCAACCGCAAGGACCTCGAACGCATGGATCCCGCCGATCCGCGCTACGATCGGCTGCTCCTGAACGAAGCTCGCCTGAACTCGATCGCCACCGACCTGCGAAACGTCGCCGCCCTGCCTTCGCCGCTTCACCGGGTGCTCGAAGAGCGCACGCTGCCCAATGGGCTTGAGCTGAAAAAGGTCTCGGTGCCGCTCGGCGTGATCGGCATCATCTACGAATCGCGCCCGAACGTCACCTTCGACGTCTTCGCGCTCTGCCTCAAGTCAGGCAACGCCACCGTGCTGAAAGGCGGCAGCGACGCGGCCTACTCGAACATCGCCATCGTGAACCTGATACAAACAGTGATCCGCGACCGGGGGCTTGATCCCGATATGATCTACCTCCTGCCCGCCGAGCGCGAGGCGGCGCACATTCTGCTCAACGCGGTGGGTTACATCGACGTCATCATTCCACGTGGCAGCCAGGCGCTGATCGACTTCGCGCGCAAGCACTCCACGGTGCCGGTCATCGAAACCGGAGCGGGCATCGTACACACCTACTTCGACCAGAGCGGCGACCTTGCGATGGGCCGCGACATTGTTTTCAACGCCAAGACCCGCCGTCCGAGCGTCTGCAATGCGCTCGACACACTGATCGTGCACGAGAGCCGCATCGACGACCTGCCGGTGCTGGTGGTGCCGCTCGAAGAGAAAAACGTACAAATTTTCGCCGACGAACCGGCCTATTACAAGCTGCTTGGCCGCTACCCCGACGAGCTGCTCGAAATGGCTAGCCCGGAGCACTTCGGCACGGAGTTCCTGTCACTGAAGATGTCGATCAAGACCGTTGGCAGCCTCGAAGAGGCGCTCAACCACATCGCCCGCCACAGTTCGAAGCACAGCGAGGCGATCATTGCATCGGATCAGACGACCATCGACGCCTTCATGAAGCAAGTCGATGCGGCGGCGGTGTACGCCAACACCTCGACCGCTTTCACCGACGGCGCGCAGTTCGGCCTTGGTGCGGAGATCGGCATCAGCACGCAGAAGCTGCACGCGCGCGGCCCAATGGCGCTCAAGGAGCTGTGCAGCTACAAGTGGCTCGTCACCGGCCAGGGACAGGTGAGGACCGCCTGA